From one Trifolium pratense cultivar HEN17-A07 linkage group LG1, ARS_RC_1.1, whole genome shotgun sequence genomic stretch:
- the LOC123894985 gene encoding ethylene-responsive transcription factor WIN1-like encodes MVINFNNSILQKFFDKASGIDVPLSQLLQVKATSDLLPNIGVWQQRAGTHSDSNWVMRVELGGKKKIVESEIGSKEEIIDGGYNNGNVADDDIQNVEEEEKSCFTND; translated from the exons atggtcATCAA TTTCAATAACAGTATTCTTCAAAAGTTCTTTGACAAGGCTAGTGGGATTGATGTTCCTCTATCCCAACTCCTTCAGGTGAAGGCAACTTCAGATTTGCTTCCGAACATTGGAGTGTGGCAACAAAGAGCTGGAACACATTCTGATTCTAATTGGGTCATGAGAGTTGAACTTGGcgggaagaaaaaaattgtagaaTCAGAGATAGGctcaaaagaagaaattattgaTGGTGGTTATAATAATGGTAATGTTGCTGATGATGATATTCAAAATGTTGAAGAAGAGGAAAAGAGTTGCTTTACAAATGATTGA
- the LOC123902335 gene encoding protein LOW PSII ACCUMULATION 1, chloroplastic-like isoform X1 — protein sequence MALAPFGSANSNTLFLTFPIPPPSYLIHNKNHHRSTNFVFSSTSHVSYAHKRSSSGATIICSASNNKPSQISSTAKIRSEVLSPFRSLRMFFYIAFIASASLGTLIATSQLIGALTNPSRASQVPEIVKGLGIDIGAVSLFAFLYLRDNKAKNAQEARLSREEFLSNLKLRVTENKIIPVNSLRGIARLVICAGPASFITESFKRSEPFTESLLDRGVLVVPLVTDGNSPVLEFEETETETDEAKQLATRRKRLWQLAPVIISEWSEWLDEQKKLAGVSSESPVYLSLRLDGRVRGSGIGYPPWNAFVAQLPPVKGMWTGLLDGFDGRV from the exons ATGGCACTAGCACCGTTCGGTTCTGCTAATTCCAACACTTTATTCCTCACATTTCCAATACCACCACCGTCATATCTTATCCATAATAAAAATCATCATCGTAGTACTAATTTCGTGTTCAGTAGTACCTCACATGTCAGCTATGCTCATAAAAGATCTTCTTCTGGTGCCACTATTATTTGTTCTGCTTCCAATAATAAACCTTCTCAAATTAG CTCTACAGCCAAGATAAGGAGCGAGGTTCTATCTCCTTTTCGGTCTCTTAGGATGTTCTTTTACATCGCTTTTATCGCAAGTGCTTCTCTTGGAACACTCATAGCAACATCACAACTAATTGGTGCATTGACAAATCCCTCAAGAGCATCCCAAGTTCCTGAAATTGTCAAAGGCCTTGGCATCGACATTGGAGCAGTATCTTTGTTTGCTTTCTTGTACTTAAGAGATAACAAAGCCAAGAATGCACAAGAGGCTCGGCTCTCGAGAGAGGAATTTTTGTCAAATCTTAAGCTCCGTGTGACAGAGAATAAGATCATTCCTGTAAACTCATTAAGAGGAATTGCTCGACTGGTAATCTGTGCTGGCCCGGCATCCTTCATAACCGAGTCTTTTAAGCGAAGTGAACCTTTCACTGAAAGTCTTTTGGACAGAGGAGTGCTTGTAGTTCCCTTAGTAACGGATGGAAACTCACCTGTTTTAGAGTTTGAAGAGACCGAGACTGAGACTGATGAGGCAAAGCAACTTGCCACCAGAAGGAAGAGACTATGGCAGCTGGCTCCAGTTATCATCTCCGAATGGTCCGA GTGGCTAGATGAACAAAAGAAGTTGGCAGGTGTATCCTCCGAGTCTCCAGT GTATCTATCTCTACGCTTGGATGGTCGAGTTCGTGGAAGCGGCATCGGTTATCCTCCTTGGAATGCTTTTGTTGCACAATTACCACCAGTGAAGGGAATGTGGACTGGTCTATTGGATGGCTTCGATGGTAGAGTTTag
- the LOC123887388 gene encoding photosystem I reaction center subunit IV B, chloroplastic-like, translating to MATSSMASAACGFMLSLNVAATTTSSSATSSRSAMLMFPIKSNNIGSSSSRLVVRASEEPAAGAPATAAAPPAGDAAPKPKPPPIGPKRGAKVKILRKESYWYKGTGSVVAVDQDPKTRYPVVVRFNKVNYANVSTNNYALDEIEEV from the exons ATGGCTACCAGCAGCATGGCATCAGCAGCTTGTGGATTTATGTTGTCACTTAATGTTGCTGCCACCACAACCTCATCATCAGCAACATCTTCCAGGAGTGCCATGTTGATGTTCCCTATAAAATCCAACAATAttggttcttcttcttctagaCTTGTTGTCAGAGCATCCGAGGAGCCTGCCGCCGGTGCACCCGCCACTGCTGCTGCTCCTCCGGCCGGTGATGCCGCTCCTAAACCCAAACCACCACCAATTGGCCCCAAGAGAGGTGCTAAG GTGAAGATTCTTAGGAAGGAGTCCTACTGGTACAAAGGAACTGGTTCTGTTGTTGCTGTTGATCAA GACCCCAAGACTCGCTACCCTGTTGTGGTTCGATTCAACAAAGTCAACTATGCAAACGTATCGACAAATAACTATGCTTTGGATGAGATTGAAGAAGTTTAA
- the LOC123902335 gene encoding protein LOW PSII ACCUMULATION 1, chloroplastic-like isoform X2: MALAPFGSANSNTLFLTFPIPPPSYLIHNKNHHRSTNFVFSSTSHVSYAHKRSSSGATIICSASNNKPSQISSTAKIRSEVLSPFRSLRMFFYIAFIASASLGTLIATSQLIGALTNPSRASQVPEIVKGLGIDIGAVSLFAFLYLRDNKAKNAQEARLSREEFLSNLKLRVTENKIIPVNSLRGIARLVICAGPASFITESFKRSEPFTESLLDRGVLVVPLVTDGNSPVLEFEETETETDEAKQLATRRKRLWQLAPVIISEWWLDEQKKLAGVSSESPVYLSLRLDGRVRGSGIGYPPWNAFVAQLPPVKGMWTGLLDGFDGRV; the protein is encoded by the exons ATGGCACTAGCACCGTTCGGTTCTGCTAATTCCAACACTTTATTCCTCACATTTCCAATACCACCACCGTCATATCTTATCCATAATAAAAATCATCATCGTAGTACTAATTTCGTGTTCAGTAGTACCTCACATGTCAGCTATGCTCATAAAAGATCTTCTTCTGGTGCCACTATTATTTGTTCTGCTTCCAATAATAAACCTTCTCAAATTAG CTCTACAGCCAAGATAAGGAGCGAGGTTCTATCTCCTTTTCGGTCTCTTAGGATGTTCTTTTACATCGCTTTTATCGCAAGTGCTTCTCTTGGAACACTCATAGCAACATCACAACTAATTGGTGCATTGACAAATCCCTCAAGAGCATCCCAAGTTCCTGAAATTGTCAAAGGCCTTGGCATCGACATTGGAGCAGTATCTTTGTTTGCTTTCTTGTACTTAAGAGATAACAAAGCCAAGAATGCACAAGAGGCTCGGCTCTCGAGAGAGGAATTTTTGTCAAATCTTAAGCTCCGTGTGACAGAGAATAAGATCATTCCTGTAAACTCATTAAGAGGAATTGCTCGACTGGTAATCTGTGCTGGCCCGGCATCCTTCATAACCGAGTCTTTTAAGCGAAGTGAACCTTTCACTGAAAGTCTTTTGGACAGAGGAGTGCTTGTAGTTCCCTTAGTAACGGATGGAAACTCACCTGTTTTAGAGTTTGAAGAGACCGAGACTGAGACTGATGAGGCAAAGCAACTTGCCACCAGAAGGAAGAGACTATGGCAGCTGGCTCCAGTTATCATCTCCGAATG GTGGCTAGATGAACAAAAGAAGTTGGCAGGTGTATCCTCCGAGTCTCCAGT GTATCTATCTCTACGCTTGGATGGTCGAGTTCGTGGAAGCGGCATCGGTTATCCTCCTTGGAATGCTTTTGTTGCACAATTACCACCAGTGAAGGGAATGTGGACTGGTCTATTGGATGGCTTCGATGGTAGAGTTTag